The region GCATGTCGGTGGCAACCTGGTCGTTGCGGCTGCGCGCGGTGTGCAAGCGGCGCCCGGGATCCCCGAGCCGCTCGATCAGGACGCGCTCCACGTAGCTGTGAATGTCCTCGTCGCCGGCGTCAACGGGACCGCCGGAGTCGTCGAGCTCTTGCAGCAGCCGGTCGAGCCCCTCAGTCAGCGCCTCGGCGTCGGACGCGTCGATGATGCCCTGCGCGCCGAGCATGGCGGCGTGCGCCTGGCTGGCGACGATATCTTCGCGATAGAGCCGCCGGTCCCAGGGAAACGAGCGGGTGAAGGCCCGCGCCGCGTCGGCGGGCTCCGACTCGAAGCGCCCGCCCCACATGCCGGCGATCTCAGCCCGTGCGCGGGGTCCGGCGCCCCGCGCTAGGCGCGCAGCGCCGCGCCAATGACTTCAAGGCCCGTGTCCAACTCGGCATCGCTGATGTTCAGCGCCGGCACCAGGCGAATCGTCGCCGCGGCGGCCTTGATCAACAGCACGCCGTGATCCCGCGCGTACGCAATCACGTGATCGGCGCGCTCGGGGCCCGTGAGATCGAAACCCACCAGCAGCCCAAGCCCGCGCACGTCCGTGATCTCACCGGTCTCGCGGCCCAGGCGCCGCAACTCGGCGGCAGCGTGGTCGCCCTTGCGCGCCACGTCCGCCAAGAATCCCGGAGCCGTGACGTGATCGAAGACCACGCGGGCGCCGGCGCAGACGAGCGGGTTGCCGCTAAATGTCGATCCGTGGTCGCCTGGCCGCAGCACACTGCACCGCTCGGTGCTGAGCGCGGCCCCGATGGGCAGCCCGCCGCCAAGCCCCTTGGCCAGGGCCATCAGGTCGGGCGTGACGCCAAAGTGCTCGTAGGCAAACAGCTTGCCGGTGCGCCCGATGCCGGTCTGCACCTCGTCCAGAATCAGCAGGATGCCGTGCTCGTCGCAGAGTTCACGGAGTCCGGTTACGTAGTCCGCGTCGGCCACCCACACGCCGCCCTCGGCCTGGATGAGCTCCAGCATCACTGCGGCGGTGGAGTCGTCGATGGCGTCGCGCACCGCGTTCAGGTCGTTGTAGGGCACGTGGGTGAATCCGGCCGGCATCGGCTCGAAGGGCTCGTGATAGGCCGGCGTGCCGGTGGCCGCCGTCATGGCCAGCGAGCGCCCGTGAAAGCCGCGCAGCGTTGTGATCACACCCGTCGCGCGGTCGCGGTTTTGCCGGCCCCACTTGCGCGCGATCTTGACGCAGGTCTCGGTGGCCTCGCCGCCGCTGTTGACGAAAAACACCCGGTCCAGCGCCGAGTGACCGGTCAACCGCTCGCCCAGCTCGACCTGGGGCGTGGTGTAGAAGAGGTTGGACACCTGGACCAGGGTGCGCGCCTGCTCGGCCACGGCATCGGCGATGTCGGGATTTGCGTGGCCGACGGCGTTCACCGCGATGCCCGCGGCGAAGTCCAGGTATTCGTTGCCGGCGTCGTCCCACACCCGCATGCCGCTGCCCCGAACCAGGGTGACCGGAGCGCGGGCAAACGTCTGGTGATAGACCTGAGCTTCGCGTGCCTGCCAGTCCGTCGCTGATTGGGTCATGGATGAACTCTAGCCGTGCGGGTTGGCAGGGATTATATGGCGATCCCAACCGCGCGCGTCAGGCAACGATACGCGTGCCCACGACGCCCCCGACCAGAGTTTGCCGGATGGCGTGAGCTTGCCGGCCGTCGGTGATCCAAACGGCGGCGACCGCGTCCAGCAAGTCCATCGCCGCACGGACCTTGGGCACCATGCCGTCGCGGATCACGCCCTCGGCGATCAGATCGGCGGCGCGTCCAGCCGGCAGGTCGCGAATCGGTTGTCCGTCGCCATCGAGAACCGCCGGCACGTCGGTGAGGAAGAGCAGGGCATCCGCGCGGACCGCGCGCGCCACGGCCCCGGCGACCTCGTCGCCGTTGACGTTGTAAAGCTCGCCGTCGGCTCCCAGGCCCAGCGGGGCGATGGTCGGCACGTGGCCGCGTTCGGTGAGGTCGTTCAACAACCCGCGCCGCACCTCGCGCACGCGACCCACGTATCCCAACGCCGGCGACTGCTGCTCGACCCGGATCACACCACCGTCATTTCCGGCGATGCCGACCGCCGAGACGCCGTTGGCCACAAGCTCGCCGATCAGCGCCGGAGCCACCATGCCGCGAAAGACCGTTACGGCGGCGTCGCGAGTGGCCGCGGACGTTACCCGCAGCCCGTCGATCCAGGTCGGAGTTTCTCCTCGCTGCGCCAGATAGTCGCTGAGCGCGTCGCCGCCGCCATGGGCAATGACGACCCGGGCGCCGGCCGCGACCAGGTCCCGCACGTCGGCGCCGATCCGCCCGCGCTCGACATCCGCCGTGCCGCCGACCTTGAGCACGACATAGCGTCCCCGGAAGTGGTCGAATCCTGAGCTCGGCGATGCGGCCACGAGCTAGGTCATGTACTCCGCGTTGATGGTGACGTAGTCGTGCGAGAGGTCGCCGGTCCAGGCTGTGGCCCTGGCCGGCCCCGCATGCAGATCGACCGCGATGCGGCACTCCGACTGGCGCAAGTGCGCGGCAACGTCCGGCTCGTGGTAGTCCTGGATGCGCCCGCCTTCGACGGTGCAGGTGTCCCCGATCCAGATGTCCAGGGCCTCGGGATCGAACTCGGCCCCGCTGTTCCCGAGCGCGCACACCACGCGTCCCCAATTGGGGTCGCCGCCGAATACCGCCGTCTTGACCAGCAGCGACGTGGAGATGCCGCGTCCGGCGCGCCGGGCATCGGCCGCGTCCACCGCGCCCCGAACCTCGATCGTGACCAGCTTGGTCACGCCCTCGCCGTTCCGCACGATTTCCCGCGCGAGATGCCGGCACACGGCGCCGAGCGCGTGAACGAACCGCTCCGCATCCCGGCCTTCCAATGGCGGTGTTCGGCTTGCGCCGTTGGCAAAAAGCAGCACCGTGTCGCTGGTGGACTGATCGCCGTCGATGGAAATCACGTTGAATGAGTCGTTGACCGCCGCGCGCAGGGCGTCGCGGGCAACCGACGCGTCCATGGCGGCGTCGGTCGTAATGAACGAGTGCATGGTGGCCATGTTGGGGTGGATCATGCCGGCGCCCTTGGCGGCGCCGCCGATCCGCACCGTCCCGGTCGACAGCGGCACTTCGACCGCAATCGTCTTGGGATAGGCGTCGGTGGTCATCATGGCGGTGGCGACATCGATCCCGTCGACCGAGTTCAACTCGAGCCGCCGGATGCCGTCGGCCACGCGATCCATGGGCAGCCGAAACCCGATCACGCCGGTGGACGCCATCAGGATTTCCTCGGGCGCGACGCCTTGTCCCTCGGCAAACAGCTCCGCCATGCGCCGGGCATCGGCGCGCCCTTCGGGTCCCGTGTACGTGTTGGCGTTGCCGCTGTTGAAGACCACGCCGCGCGCCTGGCCATCCGCGACCCGCGCGCGGTTGATCTCCACATTCGAGGCCTTCACGCGGTTGGTGGTGAACGTCGCAGCCACCGTGCATGCGGCGACGGTGCTGAAGATGCCCCCAAGGTCAAGAGCGCCGCTGGCCTTGATGCCGGCGGCGATCGACCCGGCCTTGAACCCGCGCGACGCCACCACGCCGCCGGGAATCACCGCGAATCCGTCAAGCGTTTCGGGAAGGGCGCCCATCTACGGATAGCCCGCCGGAATGCCGAGCCCCGCCTGCTCGTCGAGGCCCAGCATCAAGTTGGCGTTCTGCAGCGCGGCGCCCGCCGCGCCCTTGCCGAGGTTGTCAATGGCGCTCATGGCGATCAGGGTACCGGTGGCCTCGTCGGCCACCGCCTGCACGAAGCAGTGGTTGGTGCCGGTAGTCCACTTGGTGCGAGGCGGCTCGTCGGCCAGGTGCACGAACGGCTCGCCGCCGTAGCGGTCGTCGTACGCCGCGTCGACATCCGTGCTCGCAATGCCGTCCCGAATCCGCGCGTAGGTCGTCGAGAGGATGCCGCGCGTCATGGGCACCAGGTGGGGAACGAACGTGACCTGCACTGGGGACCCCGCGAGCATGGTCAGCTCCTGCGCGATCTCGGGGCCGTGGCGGTGGGCGGCGACGTTGTAGGGCGCTGCGCTCTCGTTGATTTCGGAGTAGGTGAAGGCCGACTCGGCGCGCCGCCCGGCGCCCGAGACGCCGGTCTTCGAGTCCACGATCACCGCCGGCTCGACAAGCCCCGCCGCCAGGGCGGGTCCGATGGCCAGCTCCGCGGCGATGGCATGACAACCGGGATTGGCAACCAGGTTGGTGCGCCGCAGGTCGTCCCTCCGGAACTCGGTGAGGCCGTAGACCGCGTCGGCGATCCACTCCGACGCCGGGTGCTCGCCATACCACTGCCGATAGACCTCCAGGTCGTGCAGCCGGAAGTCGGCGCTCACGTCCACCACCGGCACGCCGTCGTCGAGCAGCGGCGCCAACTGCGCCGCGGACGCGTTGTGCGGCAGGCACGACACGACGGCGTCCACCGACCCGTCAAGTTCCGGCGTCAGCCGCAGGTCCGCGTAATCGGGCCGCGCCGTGGCCCGGACCCAGGGCAGCACCTCGCCGACGGTGCAGCCGGCCTGACTGCGGGCCGTAAGGCTCGTCAATTCCAGGTCGGGGTGGCCGGCCAGATAGCGGATCATCTCGCCGCCGGTGTAGCCGGTGGCGTTGAGAAGGCCCAGGCGCATCAAGCGGTGCCTCAGGTGGCTAAACGCGATTATACGGGCGCATTGGGGCGCCGCCGCAGTCGTGGACGATCAGAGCGGCCGGACTCCGGCGGAGTAGGGCCTGCCAGCGGCCCCGTGCCGTGGAGCAACCCTTAGAATTCTCGCTCCGCACGAAATGACATGGGGGGCGCCATCAGGGCTGAAGGGCAAGCACCACGAGCGCCGCGGCGCCAAGCGCCACCCGGTAGGCGCCGAAGACGAGCAGGCTGTGGGCGGCTACGAACCAGAGCAAGACGCGAATGACGGCGACTCCGACCACTCCCGCCGTCAACGCACCGATGACCAGCGCGCCCACCACCGACTCGAAGGCGTCCGTGCCGGTGACGGAGGCGAGTTCCACGATGCCGATCGCCAACACGATCGGCGTCAGCAGCAGCAGCGAGAATCGCGCCCCGGCGTGGCGCTCGACGCCAAGAAGGCGCGCCACGGTCATGGTGATTCCGGAGCGCGACACGCCCGGGATCAGCGCCACAAGCTGACTCAGACCCACGAGGAGCCACACAGGCAGCCGCGTGCTGTCGTAGGTGGTGCGGGTGGGCGCCCAGCGATCGGCCGCGGCGAGCAGCAGACCGAACGCGATCAGCGTGATCGAGGCGACCATCAGCGTCCGCGTCTCCGTCAGCACGTCACGCAGCGGGAACGCCACGGCGCCCACGAGCACCGTCGACCCCACGATGGCCGCCGCCACGCGGCGCGACACGGCCACATCCGCTCCTCGTCCCACGACACCGAGCGCCAGCCGCCACCAGTCGCGCCACAGCGCCACGGCCAGCGCCAGCGCGGTGCCCAGATGCAAAGCCACGCTGAGCAGCAGGCCCGACAGAAACGGGTCGGTCCACCCCGCGAACTCGGGCGTCAGCAGCAGGTGGGCCGAGCTGCTCACAGGCAGAAACTCCGTGAGCGCCTGCACGGCGCCCAACAGAGCCGCCTCGACCAGCACTGCCCCGGTTTACGCGGTCACGACAAAGACCGGCGCCAGAACCAAGGTGATCGTGCTGAGCAGCTTCACCAGCACGTGCAGCGAAGGACCCGCCGTGTCCTTGAACGGGTCGCCAACGGTGTCGCCGACCACTGACGCCGCATGCTCCGGCGTGCCCTTGCCGATCGGGTTGCCGTCTTCGTCCTTGAGGTTCCCCGCCTCGATGAATTTCTTGGCGTTGTCCCAGGCGCCGCCGCCGTTGTTCATCACCGTGGCCAGCAGCACGCCCGCGATGGTGCCCACCATCAGGAAGGCGGCTTCGGCCTCGGCGCGAAGCACCAGGCCCACGACCACCGGCATAAGAACGGCCAGCAGGCCCGGCAGGATCATCTCTCGCAGCGCCGAGCGCGTGCTGATGTCAACCGCCTGGCTGTAGCTGGGCTCGACGGTGCCTTCGAGGATGCCCGGATTCTCGCGCCACTGCCGCCGAACCTCCTGGATCATCGTGCTCGCGGCGCGACCGACGGCGCGGATGGCCAGCGAGCTGAACAGGAACACCAGCATGGCGCCCAGCATGGCGCCGATGAAGACCTCGACCTTGGCCAGGTCGACGCTGTGGAGGTCGGCCGTTTCCAAGTAGGCGCTGAACAGCAGGAACGCGGCCAACGCCGCCGAGGCGATGGCGTAGCCCTTGGTCAGCGCCTTGGTCGTGTTGCCGACTGCATCGAGCCCATCGGTGATTTCGCGCACGTCCTCGGGCGCCTCGGCCATCTCGGTGATGCCGCCCGCGTTGTCCGAGATCGGACCAAACGTATCCATGGCCAGGATGTAGGCGGCGCTCATGAGCATGCCCATCGTGGCGACGGCGGTGCCGAAGACGCCGGCCTCGAACATGCCGATCGGGATGCCAAGCGCGGCGAAGCCCTCGACGCCGGTGTGGAACGAGGTCCACAGGGCAATCGAAATCACGATGATCGGCGCGGCAGTGTTCTCCAGGCCGAGCGCCATTCCCGAGATGATGTTGGTGGCGGGACCGGTGCGAGACGCCTCGGCGATCTCACGCACCGGACGCCACGAGCCCGCGGTGTAGTACTGCGTGATGTAGACGAAGGCGACGCTCGTGAGAATGCCGATTACTCCGGAGAGGAAGAACCAGGCGGATTCCAGCATCACGAACACCGCAATCGCCATTCCAACAACCGAAAACAGCGCGGTGGTCCAATAGCCGATGTCGAGCGCTTTCTGCGCGTCGCGCACCTTCTCGGGCCGGATCACGAGCAGGCCAATGACCGACGCGATGGTGCCGAACGACCGCACCACCAGCGGGAACAGGATCCACTCGACGCCCGCTGTGCCGGGAGCCGCGGCCTCGATGGCCTTGAACACGGCCACACCCAGGATCATCGCGCCGATGCTCTCGGCGGCGGTCGATTCGAAAAGGTCCGCGCCACGTCCGGCGCAGTCGCCCACGTTGTCGCCGACCAGGTCGGCCACCACCGCGGGATTTCGCGGGTCGTCCTCGGGCAGGCCGGCCTCGACCTTGCCCACCAGGTCCGCGCCCACGTCGGCGGCCTTGGTGTAGATGCCGCCGCCCAGCTGCGCGAACAGCGCCACGAAGCTGGCGCCGAACCCGAAGCCGACGATCAACTCAGGGGCGCGCGTGGGATTGCCGAAGCCATCGAACAGGGCGAAGAGCACGAACACGCCCAGCAGGCTCAGCCCGACGATCAAGATGCCCGAAACCGCCCCGCCCCGC is a window of Chloroflexota bacterium DNA encoding:
- a CDS encoding aspartate aminotransferase family protein gives rise to the protein MTQSATDWQAREAQVYHQTFARAPVTLVRGSGMRVWDDAGNEYLDFAAGIAVNAVGHANPDIADAVAEQARTLVQVSNLFYTTPQVELGERLTGHSALDRVFFVNSGGEATETCVKIARKWGRQNRDRATGVITTLRGFHGRSLAMTAATGTPAYHEPFEPMPAGFTHVPYNDLNAVRDAIDDSTAAVMLELIQAEGGVWVADADYVTGLRELCDEHGILLILDEVQTGIGRTGKLFAYEHFGVTPDLMALAKGLGGGLPIGAALSTERCSVLRPGDHGSTFSGNPLVCAGARVVFDHVTAPGFLADVARKGDHAAAELRRLGRETGEITDVRGLGLLVGFDLTGPERADHVIAYARDHGVLLIKAAAATIRLVPALNISDAELDTGLEVIGAALRA
- the argB gene encoding acetylglutamate kinase, which encodes MAASPSSGFDHFRGRYVVLKVGGTADVERGRIGADVRDLVAAGARVVIAHGGGDALSDYLAQRGETPTWIDGLRVTSAATRDAAVTVFRGMVAPALIGELVANGVSAVGIAGNDGGVIRVEQQSPALGYVGRVREVRRGLLNDLTERGHVPTIAPLGLGADGELYNVNGDEVAGAVARAVRADALLFLTDVPAVLDGDGQPIRDLPAGRAADLIAEGVIRDGMVPKVRAAMDLLDAVAAVWITDGRQAHAIRQTLVGGVVGTRIVA
- the argJ gene encoding bifunctional glutamate N-acetyltransferase/amino-acid acetyltransferase ArgJ; amino-acid sequence: MGALPETLDGFAVIPGGVVASRGFKAGSIAAGIKASGALDLGGIFSTVAACTVAATFTTNRVKASNVEINRARVADGQARGVVFNSGNANTYTGPEGRADARRMAELFAEGQGVAPEEILMASTGVIGFRLPMDRVADGIRRLELNSVDGIDVATAMMTTDAYPKTIAVEVPLSTGTVRIGGAAKGAGMIHPNMATMHSFITTDAAMDASVARDALRAAVNDSFNVISIDGDQSTSDTVLLFANGASRTPPLEGRDAERFVHALGAVCRHLAREIVRNGEGVTKLVTIEVRGAVDAADARRAGRGISTSLLVKTAVFGGDPNWGRVVCALGNSGAEFDPEALDIWIGDTCTVEGGRIQDYHEPDVAAHLRQSECRIAVDLHAGPARATAWTGDLSHDYVTINAEYMT
- the argC gene encoding N-acetyl-gamma-glutamyl-phosphate reductase, yielding MRLGLLNATGYTGGEMIRYLAGHPDLELTSLTARSQAGCTVGEVLPWVRATARPDYADLRLTPELDGSVDAVVSCLPHNASAAQLAPLLDDGVPVVDVSADFRLHDLEVYRQWYGEHPASEWIADAVYGLTEFRRDDLRRTNLVANPGCHAIAAELAIGPALAAGLVEPAVIVDSKTGVSGAGRRAESAFTYSEINESAAPYNVAAHRHGPEIAQELTMLAGSPVQVTFVPHLVPMTRGILSTTYARIRDGIASTDVDAAYDDRYGGEPFVHLADEPPRTKWTTGTNHCFVQAVADEATGTLIAMSAIDNLGKGAAGAALQNANLMLGLDEQAGLGIPAGYP
- a CDS encoding undecaprenyl-diphosphate phosphatase, whose protein sequence is MGAVQALTEFLPVSSSAHLLLTPEFAGWTDPFLSGLLLSVALHLGTALALAVALWRDWWRLALGVVGRGADVAVSRRVAAAIVGSTVLVGAVAFPLRDVLTETRTLMVASITLIAFGLLLAAADRWAPTRTTYDSTRLPVWLLVGLSQLVALIPGVSRSGITMTVARLLGVERHAGARFSLLLLTPIVLAIGIVELASVTGTDAFESVVGALVIGALTAGVVGVAVIRVLLWFVAAHSLLVFGAYRVALGAAALVVLALQP
- a CDS encoding sodium-translocating pyrophosphatase: MEGLVWVVPAAIVVSVAVVGYLVRDVLTRPVDRSGRSAELIPAVQGLDDAERNRLFASMQLNGDRIYEGATAFLRRQYRTIAFLALFAAAGLSVLLFFFGANEAKGIEAGDIAWRTGVSFLVGAAASALSGIIGMIVAVKSNVRTASAATKSLGDALTVALRGGAVSGILIVGLSLLGVFVLFALFDGFGNPTRAPELIVGFGFGASFVALFAQLGGGIYTKAADVGADLVGKVEAGLPEDDPRNPAVVADLVGDNVGDCAGRGADLFESTAAESIGAMILGVAVFKAIEAAAPGTAGVEWILFPLVVRSFGTIASVIGLLVIRPEKVRDAQKALDIGYWTTALFSVVGMAIAVFVMLESAWFFLSGVIGILTSVAFVYITQYYTAGSWRPVREIAEASRTGPATNIISGMALGLENTAAPIIVISIALWTSFHTGVEGFAALGIPIGMFEAGVFGTAVATMGMLMSAAYILAMDTFGPISDNAGGITEMAEAPEDVREITDGLDAVGNTTKALTKGYAIASAALAAFLLFSAYLETADLHSVDLAKVEVFIGAMLGAMLVFLFSSLAIRAVGRAASTMIQEVRRQWRENPGILEGTVEPSYSQAVDISTRSALREMILPGLLAVLMPVVVGLVLRAEAEAAFLMVGTIAGVLLATVMNNGGGAWDNAKKFIEAGNLKDEDGNPIGKGTPEHAASVVGDTVGDPFKDTAGPSLHVLVKLLSTITLVLAPVFVVTA